The DNA sequence CCTAGGCTGCCATTAGAATCAtccaaagagatttaaaaaacccCATCACGGAATACATGCCAGATCTAAGCATCAGAATCCCTGAAGGTGGAGCCAGGCAATTTGTGGGtgcagccaagttgaaggaaGGACATATCTTTCTCACATAATGAGAGAGACAGATGCAGGTGTTGTTTGAGTAGCCCAGGGAACGCAGTGATATTCTtgacttttcctttctgttttcttgctGGTCACCAGATGGCTAAAATTGACCCTCCTTGTTTAAAGCAAGGAAAAAGTAGGAAGAGAAGGGTCAGCCCATCCTCTCTTGTAAGTCAAAGACTGTCCCAGAAAAACCTCTAGCCAACTCCTTCTTAAATGCATTGGACCAGAATTGGACCACCTTCAGCTGCCAGCATGGGAAAAGTAGACAGCAGGATTTCTAATATCTAAGGGACCAGTCAGGCTCCATCATCAAGGAATCCCAGATTCATATATGTTACCCCAGAAGGTATTACAGAATAGAAAACAAGTGAGCAGGCAACAGGTTTGCCACATATTCTCTCTGTGTGCCTCAGAGCTTTCTGTGCACAAGTCAGTTATGGAAGACATGGCATTGATACATGGTGGAGATGTGTGTCAACATCTCCATGTCTCCTAGACTGACAGATCTCAACTCAGGCTTCACATTAAACATACCTGAGGAAATTTGGAAAGAGATTAGTGCCCAGGCCCTATATCCATGGAGATTTTAATTTAATTGGgtcagggctgggcatggtgactcatgcctgcaatcccagttactcaggagatggagactaGGAGGATCACCATTGTGGGCTAGCTGGGGCGAAGAAGCTagtgagacacccatctcaaccaataagttgggcatagtgacattcacctgtcattccagctgctcAAGAGGTGTATGTAGGATGATTGCAATCCAAGCCTGccctggcaaaaatgcaagaccctacctgaaaaataactacagcaaaaaggactttgggggagaggggatggcTTCAATTGTACAGCCCATGCCTAGTCAatagcaggccctgagttcaaacccctgtactgccaaaaaaaaaaatatttttaattgatccAGATGAATCCCCagcataaataatttttaaagtacccCAAGTGATTCTAATACATAGGCTATTTTGAGAACTTCTGCTACAGACCCAGCACCCTAAGAACAATGTCTATGGCCCCTTCAACTAGCTTAGTACTTGGGACATTTGGTGGCAGGAACACCATACTgaatgagggaggaaaagaatgaaTGGCAGATGaagggcctaagttcaaaccccaatactgccaaaaaagacaaatgaatggcagagaagaatttctgtcagtcCCCAGCCTATGGTGTGCACTGTCTTAACTGTGGTTCCTCCCTACATTCAGATCTTCCATTTCTTGAGCCCTGCTCTTAGCCCCCCTTAATTAACCTCCCCTACAGCTCTATGAGGCCTCTCCCATGTGCACAATCACCTGCCTCTCTTACAGCTGCTAAGTGGGATAACCCAGTCCCACTCTTGCCTGGTAGCTGCCCTAGTCTGAGAAGGAGATAACTCTCCACCAAAAGTCAGGTTCAATTCTTGGGCCTTAGCCAAACCTTCTGCCGATGTGAGAGAAGAACACCAAGAGGAGAAGGTTTCCACAGGCCTTCTATCCCACATTCAGTCACAGTCCCAAAGTGTACATGCAAGcatcagtggtacagtgcctggcgTTACTAACAACCCATGGAGAACATTTTTACTTCTCTCACCCAAGtgcagaaaatgtattttatctgATTCCTTGGACAAATGTGAGTCTGAGAAATGTCCCTGTTGATGTCACATGAATGAGTCAGGGATGAGTACATTCCCAGAGGTGATAACACGCAGTATCTTACCATCTGGCTCTAGGCCCAATCAAGCTTCTGAAACGGCTTGTTCAAAGGTAACCCACAGGGTCAGCTTCATGGACATGCGACCTATGCCATCCCATGAAGCCCCACAACAGTGCTTAGAAGGACCTCATTTGATTTTAAACTCTGCTTTTGCTGTTTTGAAAGTCTTAACAGTGCTTGTTTGtttgtactgggaattgaactcaaggccttgaacttgttaggtGAGTactctaccaattaagccatTCCCCCAGTGAAATTCTTAACAGTTTTTGGACAAAGGgccccacattttcattttgcatgaGGCCCTAAAATTATGTGTTTGGTCCTGGTTAACCACAATCTCTTAAAAAATCCAGCAAGgtctagaggctgaggcaagaggatctcaagttcaagaccagcctaagtacatagtgagtgtgaggccagcctgggctagagaGTGAAATcctttctcaacaaaacaaaatccagcaAGGTTTTCCACCTCAGAAAGGTCTATACattcccagtacttgggaggctgaggcaggatggacatgagttcaagactagcctgagctacatagccagaccctgtctcaaaaaaaaaaggaaggaaggaaggaaggaagagaaagagggaggaagggagggaggaaggaaagaaagaagttggtTAGCACAGGTCTGACCTCATCCTCCTTTGTGCAGGTCTCCTCTCTAGTCTGTGACACCCTGCTATCCTGTTCTCTTCTACCTCTCAGACCTAATGGGAGTGAGCCAGGGTTTCATATGATAAGATCAggtggtcaaaaaaaaaaaaaaaaaggacacaggGCATTGGCAAGTGTGCATGTGGTTGGGAAGGAATTAGGCACCTGGGCTGTGGTCTATTGGGCTACTGACTCATTGTGAACCTCTAGTTGCATTCTGGACCTCAGTTTACCTATCTGCAATCTAAGAGGGTCACTTCCTTTGAGCTCTATGAATCATTGAGACGCTAAACCTAGCATTAAGTTGGAGATGATGTAAGAAGGTTGGTGCTACATGAGGTGAGGCTATGGCATGGCAAGGCAGCCAACTGATATGGCTGGACCTGAGAACCAAGGGAGTTATAAAGGAAAAGCCACTATGAGTTAATGTATTAgatgtgatttctttttctttttctttcttttttatttttggtggtactggggtttgaactcagggcctacaccttgagccaccccaccagcccttttttgtgatttttttttttcgagatagggtctcgtgaactatttgcctgggctgtctttaaacctcaatcctcctgatctctgcctcctgattagctaggattacaggtgtaagccaccagcacccggctgggTTTTTCTAATACATATTCATCACTACAACCCCTTGTCAACCCTGAACCTACAGGGTATAGGAGACAAGGTAGACAGGCATAGAATACAAGATCGAGAAAGAAAACCTGCCTTGGGTGCTAAAATCATGAAGGAAAGCCATAGTGTGTTCTGGAAGACAGTGATCATGACAACTAGGATTGGTACAGCTCCTTGCAGAGCTCTTTCATGTCCACTCAACCCTGCAGCAGTATCTCACTTGCAAAGGTAGACATGAGGGCTGGCCAGGGAGGGTGAAATGATGGCCCAAAGCACACACAAAACACATCTTCTAGCTTCAGATCCTTCCTTCCCACCTGGACATTAGGAGACGGCTGAGTGAAGGAGTAGCATGGGCTGCAAATTATGGTGGGACCAAAAGACCTGGGTAAATAAGTTGCCTGAGCCCTCTTCAGTTCTCAGGCATGAGGAAGAGGTCAAAGTGCCATCTTGAGAGCCCAGGAGCCCAGCATACTGAGAAAAACCTGAGTCAGTTCCAGTCCAGGACATAGAGTTGTCAGGAAAACTCATAGGTCATTGTATCAGACTTTAGGAGCCTTCGTGAACCCTCTCCAATTCCAAGGGAGACCATCAACTGACCACAGCAAACTAAAATTGAACTACAGCGCCCCCTGGCAGGCAAGAAGGTTGGCACTGTGAGGAGCCAGGTAATGTCCTGGAAAGAGGTTTCCAAGGAAAAGGCTGAGGGAAGTATGCACACCATGGAAGAAGATGCCCCAGGGCATgtaaggaagacaggaaggtagGAGGAGGGATGGCATTGAGGGGGATACAGGTTGCTGGAGGCAATGGATGTTAGATGGACCGTACCCAGTTCTGTCCCCTAGGCCAGCCAAGCAGCGTTCCTTCTGCCCAGCCAGACTGTGGTCAAGGAAGAGAAGTTCTGGGAGGCAGTCTCAGAGCTAGAAGAACAGTCATGAAAGATGGTAATGACAGGGCCTTGGAAGGGTATCCCAAGGCAAGGAACTTAATTGGGGCCTGGTCTCCCACACAGAGTTCATCAGGGTCTGGGATCTGCTCTCTCTTGGCATTGTCTGGCCAGGCCATGGCTCAGGTATCTGACACCTGGGGCCCAGAGTCACATGCCAGGAAACTCAATACACTTGGGCCCCAGGTCCCAGCTTCCAGCTGCCATGAGAAAACAGGGCTTCTGGAGGAAGAAGCAGGTCTCCAGAGCCGAGCTCCTGGCAGGCTACTTCCGGGGAAAGGGCAGCAGTACAACTGAGGACTCTGCCATCAACTGGGGTGAGaggcagggagaagggagaggaggagggaggatgaatGAGGCAGGGAGTACAAAACTGGGGCAGGCAGAGGGGTggatgcccttgaagggaatttGATGGACATAGAAAGTGGGACCAGAGATATATCTTACCTAGTCATTTAGCCTAGGAGTCCTGTCGCTGATTTGCCTTCTTGTCTCCTTCACAcaagtgccaactagaccctctGGTGCCTACCTGGGCTGCCTGGCAGCCACCCAGGTAGGTGGGGGGAGTGAATCTTTAATTCCAAGGAGGGAAATCAATACAGGGGCAAAGGCAGAAGCTTAGAAACTCCAGACCCAAGGAACCCCAACAGAGCCTTGGAACAAGAGACCCTATAGGTTTACTTTCTAGAATTGATAGATCCTAAAAGTCTTAAGTCCAAGGGACCCTGTTGAGACGTCCTAGATCAAGAGAGACATTCAAGGAGGAAGTAAGAAAGTGACCCAGACCTGAGAGAGCCCCAAAGGAGGGGTCCTGGTCAAAGAGACTACACAGAGGAACCAAAAGATGAGAGCTGGCAGTGGGGAATGGAGTCTCTTTGCTCCTCCTTCATGTGATCTTCTCTTCCCCAGATCCTACTCCACTCCAGGACTATGCCAATCTGTGGCCATGCTCCCACCAGCTGCTTGCCTCCTGCCCCTCCTGCTGATAATAGGCATAGGGGACTCCATGCCCAGCCCCCAGTCACCTCCCCAGAGCTGCTATGTGGCTGAAGAAGCTGGTGAGCGGACCTTCCGCTGTAGCCAGGCAGGCCTGAGTACTGTGCCCACTGGCATCCCTAACAACACCCGAAAGCTCTACCTGGATGCCAACCAGCTGGCATCAGTGCCTGCTGGTGCCTTCCAGCACCTGCCTGTCCTGGAGGAACTAGATCTGTCCCATAATGCtcttgcctacctctcagaggCTGCTTTCCAGGGCCTGGCAGGCACTCTGCGCCATCTTGACCTCTCTGCTAACCAGCTAGCCTCAGTGCCCGTGGAAGCCTTCGTGGGGCTGCAGATCCAAGTGAACCTGTCTGCCAACCCATGGAGCTGTGATTGTGCCCTCCAGGAAGTGATCAGGCAGGTGAGGCTGGCGCCAGGCACTGGAACAGGCATTGTGTGTGGTCCAGGAGCCCAACCAGACCTCGTGGGGCAGGAGTTCCTGCTGCTGGCCAAGGAGGAAGAGCTGTGTGGGACAGGGCGGGGAGGGGCCCGGCGGAGCACTGATGTGGCTTTGCTGGTCACTATGGGGGGCTGGCTAATGCTGGTGGTGGCTTATCTGATCCACTACATGTGGCAGAACCAGGATGAGACCCGACGCCCCCTCAAGCGGGTCCCTGTGTTGCCTGTGCGCTCGGAGGACTCCTCTATCCTCAGCACAGTTGTCTGATGACCAAAGGCACCCAACACACCTAGCCCTATGCCCACACCTTTCCTTTGGCCCCTCTGCCTCTTTGCTGCCCCTCCCTGCCCCTATCCCCTATTTCATGCCACCCCTCTCCTCCCGAAATACCTcacctcactctctctctctttctctctctctcaacaccaTCTTTGTTACCTTGATTTTGGGTGCCTCCTCTGTACCTGGATTGTGCTAGACTCAGAACCCAAAGCTCAGAGTCCATTGTTGTGGTGGGGGATGACAAAATGAAGAATGACTTCAAGTGGCTTGTGTGTGGACTCAGAAAAAGAAGCTGGCAGCTGTGGGGGCAGAGGAGGGAGCCTGGGCCTGGCTGAGGGTAAGAGGGTGACCTCGGAGGCCTCACTGTAGAGATGCATGAACTGCATGACACTTAAAAAGTGAGGATTTTGTGCAGAAAAGAGAGAGGGGTGGAAGACTGTGTACAAAGGCAAGGAAGATGTGAAACATCTGGACAACAGCAAGACCTACCTTGGGGCTAGGAGTGATGGTACAGAGAGGGATGGAGTGCTGGGACCAAGCTAGAAGTGAGGTCAGAAAATCTAGGGTACAGCCAGATTGAGAAGGGCCCTGTAGGCTCCTCTTCTCTGTTCCCTCGGCCTCTACTGAGAATCTCCTCCTTGCTTCTTGACTCTCATTTCCAGGTGCCTCTCCCTTTACCACTCTATTTGGGACCCTCTGGCTCTGGGCCCTCTATTTCCTTTCCCAGAGACACCCCATCTTCCTGCCCTCTCCTTTGCACACCGACAGTTAGTTCTGAGTCCTTCCCTTGGGGCAAAAGGTGGTCTCTTCTAGGGCTGAGCTGGGGATGGGTGACTGGAGATCTGGAGTCAGGAGGGAGAACTCAGAACACTACTGAACAGCGCAATAAAGCCCCTCTTATGAATacccttaatctctttcttattGTGCATTTTATTGAACGTGTGTGGTTTGGCGGTGAGAGGTGGGAGGAGTGTTGAGCTactcccaccacctcccctccctTGTGGTGGGGGTGCTTCTGCTGGGCTGCAAACCAACTCCTCTCTCTCCACCTGTCTCCTAGCCCCTGACACCAGAGTCTAATTGCCAGGGAAGCCAAGGCATATGAATTAATGAGAATGGAACTGGAAGAACGGAGGATGAGAAAAAGCCTCAGAGGAGGActagaagggagggagagagggcagTGCCAGGCATCAGTCATCAGTCTGCAGAGTTCACTCAGCCAACCTCCCCTGAGTCTGGGAGGGGGACAGAAAGGCTGTTGCCCTCTAGGCAATCTGTCTTTTCTCCTAGTGGAAATGTGGGTAAAGTTAGGGAGAAACCAGATGGATGCAAAGTTAAGAAAAGAACTCCTTGGTGGGATGAGGCCAAGTTGGATGAGGAGGAGACCATACAGTGTACCTCTACTACTGAGACTTCTCAAGAAACCCCAAGGGGTCAACGCACACGACCTCCATGGAAGAGAGCCCTTTTGGGGAGGCTCAAGAGAGCCCACATAGGAACTGAAGATAAGAGTTACTGAACAGCACTCCATCCAGCTTGGGGCAGACCTGGGAACAGAGACGGTTGTCATACAAAGACGTTAGAAAAGAATCCATTGCCTCCCTTGGTCCCTGTGCCCCATCCTGACTTCCCTGTTTCCTTTCTAGCACCCCTTCTGCCCTTTTATCCCTCCCCTCTAGATCACTGAACACCCCCTCCACGATTACTTGAAGCCTAAGCCCCAACTTGATTCAGTGCAGAAAAACCTGGGATCTGCCTTCATCACCTTTTCTCAGGTGACCTGTGTCTCTTCAAGTTCAGAGATGTCAACTTCTTTCCATGCTAGGGTGTGGGAAGTCTTAGGCTGCAGCTTTGACAGCCCATCCTGGCCACACCCTGGCCTGGGACCTACAGTCCTGGCCCCATCCCTATCAAAGCTGCTATCAGCCCCTCCCCTGCCACTCTGTCTATCACACTCAGCTCAGCCACGCCCACTGAAATAAGGTTGGGACTTGGCTCACTGGGTTCTGAGAAATAGGTTGTGGGGGTGGAAGGGTAAGGAACAGTACAGCCTGTGCCTCTATCTGTGCTGCTCATTCCTGGAGCTTCCTTTGACTCTCCCTTGTCCCAAGAAGCAAGACTGTATCTTTAAGGTCTGCAGAGAGCTGGCTCCCCTGACCTTGACACCTAACCCCAATTCTCAGAAGGATGCTCAGATTAGGAAAGGATCAGGGAAAGGGGCTTTACCTGTAGTTCAGCTCAGGAGGGGTCCTGGAGCCAAGGCAGCCTAAGCTGATAAATGTTCCAAATTCCCCTGGCCTCCCTCTGGCTCTGACTCCTTTCCTTCTCTATAGCTAGGCCAGCAAGAAAGGCAGAGGGAAGATGAGGCAAGAAGAGATGGGGGAAGTAGCAGAGAAAATGCTTCATTGGCTCCCCTCCCCAGGAAGAGACCCCTGCACCCCAACCAATTAGAGACTCTGCATCAAAACTTGGTGGGAGGAAGATTCCAGGAGCTGTAGCTTTGGATCAGCCCATCACAGGAGATTGGCCAGAGAGGCACCTGCCTAGAATAATAGTCATTGAGCCCCTGGGTCCTTCCCTGCACACCTGGCCTCTGGCTTGTGCTTGAGCACTGAACAGGCAGGAGAGGGTGGCAAAATTGGCTTCGGCCCCATTCTCATCTATGCCAGCAACTGGGGATCATAGGGCCTGGTTCTGAGATGCCACTGGGCCCTGGTGAGGCAGCTGGACAGTCTCATTGATGTTGCCCACTTCTGGTCCTTATACCTGgtacagaggaagagaaagagtgtGACCTTCTGGGACAACACTATGTCAAATTTAATCTGTCCTACTGGGATGTGCCAGAGCCCAGAACAAAGCTGCCAGGTATGAAGAGAGCCTAGCCAGCTGACCAGCCCAGCTGTGAGGCAAGAATCCAAGTGATCTGGGGCAGACCCCAGCCTTGCATGGACATGCAACTTCCTGGAGCCACCAGGCAGAGGAGAGGGATTGGAGCGGAAGAGAAGGCCTCACAGCTGTTCACTGCCAGCTTCTCCCTGCCCTGTGGAGCTGAGGcctggagaggcagagaaagcacATACCACCTGCAGGGGCCTCAGCCTGATGGGGAGTGAAATGAACAACTCAAGAAACTCCTGGGCTGGAGGAAGTAGCAGGGTCCTTCCTGGGGAGTTCTGAACCTGATGAGAAAGAAGTTCCCCAGACACAAAACTTGAGCACTGCAAAACCTTGGTATCTACAAAAGGAAATGGGTAGAGAGCAAGCTGAGCATGCTGGAGTTGAGGCCTGGATCTAGGGTCACACATGGAGTCAGGAAAAAGGACACTAGAACCCAAAGAGCTCCTATCCTTCTGGGAAACACTCACTCCCTCTCCAAGGGAAGGAGATGAGGAAGAGATAGAAAGAAATGAGGATGGGCCCAGAGGTACTGCTGAGATGGGAAGAGGGTCCTACCACTCAGAGACTTAGTCTAGTTTCACCCTACCCACCACCTTTTCAGTAATCCTTCCTTTGGCAGAATCTTTGGGAAGGTGGGGAGAACTTTCCATGGTGGCCAAGGCTGTGGAGAGGTTAAAGGAAGCCATACTGGAAAAGGCGGGCAAGGCCGGAAGGGATCTCAGAGGTACTTCTCTGTGCACACTTGCCTGCTCTTTCCTTCACActctccctgcatccttgccatcTCTGCTAGTTCCCTTCATAATAGCACCTTTCTGTTTGCCAAGGACTTGTCCATCTATCATCTCACAGGAATCCTATGAATCACTATTTCATAGTGTTTAGGAAACTGTACTTGGGAAAGCCAGCAGCTTCTCTAAGCAAAGCCTGAGTTTCCAGACTACTGCCTAGCACTTTCCCCTGACAGCTCCACTGCTGTCTGAATTCTGCCAGCGTCCACTAGGACTCCCTTCTCTGTCATGTTCCTCCATCTCCCATCTTCTTCTTCCTGCTCCCTTGGTTGACTGCTGTCTTTCTCCCAGCCTCTCAGTTTCAAAATCCCCCTGGACCTTTCCCCTTTACTAGCTAATCACTGGAGAGAACAGGGTACCAAGAAGTACCCTGGGAGGAATgcaaggaagaggaggggaggcagACACCCCAGGGACAGTTCCATACCTCAGGGTCAGGCCTCTAGAGCCACACTGAAATAAGGAAGCTTGGGGTCTTCCCTTAAAACTAGCTAGAAACTCAACCTCCTCCTCTTGGGCCCCTCCCAACCCCTACTCCACAACCCCGTTCATGTGGCTGCCTAATACCTGCAACCTTCATCCACTCCTTCCCTGTCCAGAAGACTACActgtgtgtggggtgtgggggaggcAGAGGAGTGGCCTGAGAAGGCATAGAGAAGTCAGTGACAGCCAGGGCCGGTTTCTGAACTTCCCAGGCATCCGTCCACTCAAAGACAAGAACCTGAAAATGTTACCCTCTGAAGGAGAGAGAAGCTGAGggattcttctttccttccccactTATGATGTGATAGAGGCTGGGGAAGAGTGGACAAAGCTTTGTAAGGTTAGAGGGACATGAAGCCCCCTTCCTAACCAAGACAGGAACTGAAGCCACAAATCCTTCCTCAAAACCTTGGGGTGATGGAAGGATGTTGAGGGTCTCTAGGACTTTGGCAGGATGTGGTGGTGATAACTGGGATTCCACACACTGGTTTCTTGGGCCCTTTCAAGTGTCCTCCCGCCCTCAGCTTCCACCATGCTCCTCTACATAGGTTGAGGCTAAACCCACGCCGAGGACGCACTGTGGCTCAGTAGGACGCCTCTTCCCTGTGTTCTCAGACCTCGTGTTTCTGTTGCTCCATCTGCCTAAAGCAGTCAACCATGGTGACAGGGTGGgtgtccctctcccctctacaGGATCCCATCGGAAAACGTTAAGGAGTGTCTGAGGCAGGAAGCAAGTCATCAAGCGCCAAGAAACCCTAAGACTTCCATGCCTGGAAGTGGGAACCCGTGGGTAAATTCATATCGAGGTGGATGTAAAGAAATAACATCCTGGTCACCACTGTCCCGTACCCAGAGTTCAGTCTGGGCCTGAaatgccccctcccccccacctgaCAGCACATGGGATTTCCGGCACTGGAGGGTGAAGTGGAGGGCCAGCTGCTGGGCCGAAGGTCCTGATGCCGGTGGCCGACCGGCTGCGGAGAGAAGGACGTGCTGCTGAGCCTGGCCCCGGGCTGCAGGAGCCGGAGCGCACGTCGAGGGCGGGGCTGAGTGAGGTTGCAGTCCGGGTAACCTGCACCAGGCGGGGTGGGGAGGGCAAGGCTAAAGAGGCTGGGGCGGGGCTTAAGACAGCTGGGGGTGGGGCTTGGAGGTGAGGGCAGTGCTAAGGGGCGGAAGGCGGGGCTTGAGAAGGCTGGAGACCAGGCTGGGTGCCCCAGGCAGAGCTAAGGCTGGAGTGGTGAAGGTCATACAGAGGGCGCCGGGAGCCTGGTCTTGTTGGTGCCACGGTTGGGAGGAGAAGCTGGGTGGTGACCGCCAGAGTAAGAAGGCGTGAGGAGGGGCTTAAGAAGACCTGGAGGCGGGGCTGGTCGCTCAGAGGTGGGACTGCTGGAGGTTCGGGCCAGAAGTGGTCTGGATAGGGAgtgaccctcctgtttctctACCTGGGGTTCTCAGCCCGGAGGTCCTTGGGAGGGGGCTTCTTTAGCCTGAGGGAGAGAGATCCAGCCCTTGCTTAAAGAAATGCCATTCGCCTCACTCAGGAAGCTCCCTGTCTGCCTAACTTCAGCATTGTTTAGGTAGCTCGTCACTTCCCATCTCTGCCAGGTGATCAACTCTGGAGCTTAAGGAACCAGTGGATCTGGGAGATAGGAGGGGAATCAGTCAAAAGGTTGCTGGAGACTTCTAGCAAATCCAACTCCATACTGTCTGGGAACACCCTCCACCTGCTGGGGCGCTGTGTAGTGAGGACCAGGGCCGGGTGAGGACCATCCCTGATGTACTACCAGGTTAGGTCCAATGGTCTCAATGGGTCCCAATGTAAAACGAAAATGCAGAGCTCCTTGTTAAAAAATTAATAGGGTATTTATTATTCAAAGAGCTAGGGATGGGGCTCAGttgtagatcacttgcctagcaggtacaaagccctgggtttgatcgcCAGGACTGGAGCAAGGGGGAGGGATTATTATTCAGCAACAGGGATTAaaccaagcatgagaccctaggtTGCATGCCCAGGAAGCCAGCCCTGATGCTGAGCAACAAGGAGAGTGAAGCAGGGTacaaaccctgttggctccttgTCCATAGAAAAGGTAAAAGGAGCAAGCCCCCTACCTCCCCTCTGCTCTGCTCATTATCCACAAAAGAAAGGAGAACATACCCTTCCAGAAATCTCCAGAGTGAATCTGCTGCCCACTCCTCCATACATACGTGCTCATTGGCCCCAGCTCCCCAGAGCTACCTTACAATCCCCTACTCCCTTGGAGGGAGAAAACATGCTCCTGTCCCTCACACCCTCTCTTCTTTACCTCTGCAGAGCCAAATGAGGACCAGCAGCCGCTGGCCATGTCCATGGAGAAAGACCCTCCCCAACAGACAGAGCTGATGTGGCATCTGGGGTTGCAGGATGAGCCTGCAGGATGGCAACTAGGAAAAAATTGAGTTTGAGCTCATCCAGTTCCACCTCCACATTTATAGATGAGCATTCTGAGTCTCCAAGAGCAGGAGAGACCTCAGGGCCACACTGCAGTCTCCTAGCAGAGTTTTCTGCAGAACTTAAGCTTCCAGATTCTAAATCCTTGCCTGTTTCTACTCGACTCCTAACACACACCAGCTGGAAGGGGGTGCTAAGAATGGATCAGGGACTGAATTTAAAGTTTTACTGTGGACCACCTCTGAAGTTGGTGGCTGCCCACATGCAAAGCATCTTGGGATTTTTTTATGTACTATGCAGAtggaggccatcctggaccaGAATTTCTTCCAAGAGAGGCAGACCCTTTCATCTTCACTTTGAGCTGTTCAGAAGCATCTGCAATGAGGAGTTAGTAATCGAACCCTGATGGAATGTTAATCTTCACTGctaacttgattggattgagagatttTGGATATATCTGTGATGGAGTTTaacaattagatcatgagggctctgacctaaccaATGAATTAATTACTTCATGAGGTCATAATATGGTAGCATTGTTAGGAAGTGGTGAAGAGTACGGTGGGGTCTTATAGGAGGAAATAAGTATCTGGGGATGTATCTTTGGGGGtgtatcttgccctggccccttcctgtatgccccttttctctgcttcccgGCCACTATTATGTGAACTGCTCTGTTCTGCCATGCCCTCCCTGCCACAATGatctgaaccctctgaaactatgagccaaaataaaatctttcctcccttaagttgtttgtgtcaggtattttgatcaCTGCAATGAAAAGCTAGTAATACAACATACAAGGGGACAGACTTCTCTCCATTCATGAGCCGAAGTCTTGtcactgttctgttttctctGCACCATCCTCTGCACATTTTGGGTGCTGGCCAACA is a window from the Castor canadensis chromosome 11, mCasCan1.hap1v2, whole genome shotgun sequence genome containing:
- the Lrrc3c gene encoding leucine-rich repeat-containing protein 3C, which produces MLPPAACLLPLLLIIGIGDSMPSPQSPPQSCYVAEEAGERTFRCSQAGLSTVPTGIPNNTRKLYLDANQLASVPAGAFQHLPVLEELDLSHNALAYLSEAAFQGLAGTLRHLDLSANQLASVPVEAFVGLQIQVNLSANPWSCDCALQEVIRQVRLAPGTGTGIVCGPGAQPDLVGQEFLLLAKEEELCGTGRGGARRSTDVALLVTMGGWLMLVVAYLIHYMWQNQDETRRPLKRVPVLPVRSEDSSILSTVV